A genome region from Myripristis murdjan chromosome 16, fMyrMur1.1, whole genome shotgun sequence includes the following:
- the ifnlr1 gene encoding interferon lambda receptor 1: MKMWCVTVIILLLCCYGCLSACDGRPCFSSRNFNNVLHWERVKHNVSREEVLYSVQYWSDAGDQRRHTKAECHNITALSCDLTAETPFISDVHYYAQVFADGRPHGRTYRFKPIAQTVLGPPILSVGATVSSLHVNVTLPSGPNGISIADIFNSTKRVPFYPTTLYILRITHPKWAAQVNISTNSQFVIRLKNNSTEYCGHVVYKPNFELGRPPSENTSFCVTLPGDPWMLFPWFVVLALLLVVIGTISIVYLCRYVKGGKGKSMPVSLVTSFSILPTVLQSLDKNLYISKAEVCPKNEQKVYNNVQVKPKVASVASGGYSPQDVPCQDLPVSSASSVDMSLHGSAAEWQDVSAQSSGNYGAVGVHAAGEETDRSATNEDKGDVNVQWPSFLGNGSWHVGGASSKTISHGAAPSPVLDSQGSDPAEPLLLHTVRDGNGQLLFPTLTFQLQSAPAHTVSTTNPGGKLFLSDLVHSRDSLGDWSDSGCGPSAVTTPTEFSCTSQDSPVQPLLPALPTHYQKTQTGCDTFASSYQQNWMPANALGMTPEDSSDDHMTNFLWNWTDPKKEEEEKVEEGGGQIFLEGWVVQIQE, translated from the exons TGATGCCGGGGATCAGCGACGCCACACAAAAGCAGAGTGTCACAACATCACTGCTCTGTCCTGCGACCTGACAGCGGAAACCCCGTTCATTTCTGACGTCCACTACTACGCTCAGGTGTTCGCCGACGGTCGCCCTCATGGCCGCACCTACAGGTTTAAACCCATAGCACAGA ctgttctTGGTCCGCCCATCTTATCTGTGGGTGCCACTGTGTCATCTTTACATGTGAACGTCACCCTGCCCTCTGGACCAAACGGCATATCTAttgcagacattttcaacagCACCAAACGTGTGCCCTTCTACCCCACAACGCTCTACATCCTCAGGATCACCCACCCAAAGTGGGCAGCACAG GTCAACATAAGCACCAACAGCCAGTTCGTCATCAGACTGAAGAACAACAGCACAGAATATTGCGGCCACGTCGTCTACAAGCCGAACTTTGAGCTGGGTCGCCCGCCTAGTGAGAACACCTCCTTCTGTGTCACGCTGCCAG GCGATCCCTGGATGCTTTTTCCGTGGTTCGTCGTGCTCGCTCTTCTTCTGGTGGTCATAGGCACGATATCCATCGTGTATTTGTGCCGCTACGTGAAGGGTGGAAAAGGAAAGAGCATGCCGGTGTCCCTG GTGACCAGTTTCAGCATCCTGCCCACAGTGCTGCAGTCCCTGGATAAGAACCTCTACATTTCCAAAGCAGAGGTTTGCCCAAAAAACGAGCAAAAGGTTTACAACAACGTCCAGGTGAAACCAAAAGTTGCATCAGTTGCATCCGGAGGCTATTCCCCTCAAGACGTCCCGTGCCAAGACCTGCCAGTGAGCAGTGCGTCCTCTGTGGACATGAGTCTGCACGGTTCAGCCGCAGAGTGGCAGGACGTCAGCGCCCAGTCGTCTGGAAACTACGGCGCAGTGGGTGTTCATGCGGCCGGCGAAGAAACGGATCGATCGGCCACAAATGAAGACAAAGGAGACGTTAACGTACAGTGGCCCTCTTTTCTTGGGAATGGAAGCTGGCACGTAGGTGGAGCAAGCTCAAAAACGATCTCACATGGGGCAGCACCCTCACCCGTCCTGGACTCTCAGGGGAGTGATCCAGCAGAGCCGCTGTTGTTGCACACGGTGCGGGATGGCAACGGTCAGCTGCTGTTTCCCACGCTCACATTTCAGTTACAGAGCGCTCCAGCTCACACCGTTTCCACCACGAACCCTGGGGGCAAGTTGTTTTTGTCGGACCTGGTGCACTCCAGGGACAGCTTAGGGGATTGGTCAGACTCAGGGTGCGGACCGAGTGCCGTAACTACCCCAACTGAATTTTCCTGCACTTCCCAGGATTCCCCGGTCCAACCTCTACTTCCTGCTCTCCCAACACACtatcagaaaacacaaacagggtGTGACACATTTGCGTCAAGTTACCAACAAAACTGGATGCCAGCTAACGCTCTTGGAATGACGCCCGAGGACAGCTCAGACGATCATATGACAAACTTTCTTTGGAATTGGACTGATCccaaaaaggaggaagaagaaaaagtggaggagggaggagggcaaATTTTTCTAGAAGGTTGGGTGGTGCAGATTCAGGAATAA